One genomic segment of Desulforamulus reducens MI-1 includes these proteins:
- a CDS encoding type II toxin-antitoxin system HicB family antitoxin: MSLRFEEFLSPLPTGGLEGEIKVGIRVQVHEDTEDGGFYAVTPDVPGCASRGSTKEEAVENFKEAIRFFLIENAH, translated from the coding sequence ATGTCTCTTCGATTTGAGGAATTTCTAAGCCCTCTGCCTACGGGTGGCCTGGAGGGAGAAATTAAGGTAGGAATTCGTGTGCAGGTACACGAAGATACTGAGGATGGAGGCTTTTATGCAGTGACTCCTGATGTACCAGGATGTGCTTCCCGGGGAAGCACAAAGGAAGAAGCCGTGGAGAACTTTAAGGAAGCCATACGATTCTTCTTGATTGAAAACGCACACTGA